The Candidatus Koribacter versatilis Ellin345 genome has a segment encoding these proteins:
- a CDS encoding ABC transporter permease has protein sequence MSILLKDIRVALRMLAAAPAFTLTAVLSLAIGIGVNTTIFSIVDGLLLRPLPYKDAERLVILWNRSPGLGITEDWFSTAQYFDIKNGHHGFEQVAIAIGANYNLTGSGEPERLGAIRVSSNLLPMLGQQAALGRTFAADEDVPGRTATAVLSYGTWTRRFGSDPAVLGKKVMLNGAPYEIVGVMPRSFSLPREVMPTLDGAEQAEILLPLPLPANAAQNRDHEDYNIVGKLKRGVSVEQAQAEMDTITARLRHEFPEAYPPNGGLTFGIVPLLEQVVGNVRHTLYLLLGAVAFVLLIACVNVANLQLSRAVARKKEFAVRTALGATPVRILRQLLTEGVMLALGGGSLGVLVASIALRCVRLLGPQSVPRLSDIEIGVPALLFTFTVSILSAILFGLAPALRVSRLDVQMAMQDNSRTSAGVSAIWGKGDSLRRFLVIGEIALCTVVLIGAGLLIRSFARVRDVDPGFNARNVLTLELTMTGERYKDKFAVLGAYHDLWQRLETLPGLGAAGAVTSLPLSQMFAWGPITVEGRVPPSGEKFINADIRMVNGHYFQAMEIPLHAGRLFNDGDALDKPSVAIVDDYMAQQLWPNQDPVGKRLHLGGIGETDSPWITVVGVIGRVKQYTLDSDARIAFYLPQTQYVTRAMNVVLRSNNDPSTLAGAVKQQIHELDPDLPLYNVTTMQQRLEKSLARRRFVMLVLGVFAAISFGLAVIGIYGLVAYLVGQGSRELGIRLALGASRANIMNLIVRGGLVLAVSGVGIGVIGALVVGRLMRSLLYGVGSVDIATFVAVPVLLTCTAFVASVIPARRASRIDPTASLRCE, from the coding sequence GTGAGCATTCTGCTCAAAGATATTCGCGTTGCTCTTCGGATGCTTGCTGCTGCGCCGGCATTCACCCTCACCGCCGTGCTCTCGCTGGCAATCGGGATTGGCGTGAACACCACGATCTTCAGCATCGTGGATGGGCTCCTGCTTCGTCCGCTTCCGTACAAAGATGCTGAACGGTTAGTGATCCTTTGGAACCGCTCGCCCGGCCTCGGCATTACGGAAGACTGGTTCTCCACGGCGCAGTACTTCGACATCAAGAACGGGCATCATGGTTTCGAGCAGGTCGCGATTGCCATTGGCGCGAACTATAACCTCACTGGATCGGGCGAGCCGGAGCGCTTGGGCGCAATCCGGGTATCGTCGAATTTGTTGCCGATGCTCGGACAGCAGGCAGCCCTAGGGCGAACTTTCGCAGCCGACGAGGACGTGCCGGGACGCACCGCAACAGCTGTGCTCAGCTACGGAACCTGGACACGTCGCTTCGGGTCCGATCCCGCCGTGCTCGGCAAAAAGGTGATGCTGAACGGCGCGCCTTACGAAATTGTCGGCGTGATGCCGCGATCTTTTTCATTGCCCCGCGAGGTGATGCCTACGCTCGACGGCGCAGAGCAGGCGGAAATACTGCTGCCGCTCCCACTCCCTGCGAATGCAGCTCAGAATCGCGATCACGAAGACTACAACATCGTCGGCAAGCTGAAGCGCGGCGTGTCAGTTGAACAAGCGCAAGCCGAAATGGACACGATTACCGCGCGTCTGCGCCATGAGTTTCCTGAAGCCTATCCACCGAACGGTGGCTTGACGTTTGGCATCGTGCCGCTGCTCGAGCAGGTAGTCGGAAACGTTCGCCACACGTTGTACCTGCTGCTGGGTGCAGTCGCTTTTGTCCTATTGATTGCGTGCGTGAACGTTGCGAACCTGCAGTTGTCGCGCGCCGTCGCGCGGAAGAAAGAGTTCGCGGTGCGCACCGCGCTCGGCGCCACGCCGGTGCGCATTCTTCGTCAGTTGCTTACAGAGGGGGTAATGCTTGCTCTTGGCGGAGGTTCGTTGGGCGTCCTCGTGGCATCAATCGCGCTGCGCTGTGTGCGGCTGCTGGGGCCGCAGAGCGTTCCGAGATTGAGTGACATCGAAATCGGCGTTCCCGCTCTGCTATTCACGTTCACAGTTTCGATCCTGTCGGCGATCCTGTTTGGACTGGCTCCCGCGCTTCGCGTTTCCCGCCTCGACGTCCAAATGGCCATGCAGGACAACAGCCGTACCTCGGCAGGCGTGAGTGCGATTTGGGGCAAAGGTGATTCCCTCCGCCGCTTCCTGGTGATCGGCGAGATCGCCCTCTGCACCGTCGTTTTAATTGGCGCTGGGCTGCTGATTCGGAGTTTCGCGCGCGTCCGCGATGTTGATCCCGGTTTCAATGCGCGAAACGTCCTTACCCTCGAACTCACGATGACGGGCGAGCGGTATAAAGACAAGTTCGCAGTTCTCGGCGCCTATCACGATCTGTGGCAGCGCCTTGAGACCTTGCCGGGCCTTGGCGCGGCGGGCGCCGTGACTTCGTTACCTCTGAGCCAAATGTTCGCCTGGGGTCCCATCACGGTTGAGGGACGTGTGCCGCCATCCGGAGAGAAGTTCATCAACGCCGACATACGCATGGTCAACGGACACTACTTCCAGGCCATGGAAATCCCGCTGCACGCTGGACGGTTGTTCAACGACGGCGACGCCCTCGACAAACCTTCCGTCGCGATCGTTGACGACTACATGGCGCAGCAACTTTGGCCTAACCAGGACCCAGTCGGCAAGCGTCTTCATCTCGGCGGAATCGGTGAGACCGATTCTCCCTGGATCACCGTGGTCGGCGTGATCGGTCGTGTGAAGCAATACACGCTGGACTCGGACGCACGAATCGCCTTTTATCTTCCACAAACCCAGTACGTCACCCGAGCCATGAATGTCGTCCTGCGGAGCAACAACGATCCGAGTACGCTGGCTGGCGCGGTCAAACAGCAGATCCACGAACTTGATCCCGACCTGCCGCTCTACAACGTCACGACCATGCAGCAGCGTTTGGAAAAATCGCTAGCGCGGCGCCGGTTCGTAATGCTCGTCCTCGGAGTGTTCGCGGCAATTTCGTTTGGCCTCGCCGTAATTGGAATCTACGGGCTGGTCGCCTACCTGGTAGGGCAGGGCAGCCGCGAGCTCGGTATCCGGCTGGCGCTGGGAGCAAGCCGAGCAAACATCATGAACCTCATCGTAAGAGGCGGGCTGGTCCTGGCGGTATCAGGTGTGGGTATCGGCGTTATAGGAGCGCTGGTGGTTGGGCGACTGATGCGTTCACTGCTTTACGGAGTCGGATCCGTCGATATCGCCACGTTCGTAGCGGTTCCGGTCCTTTTGACTTGTACTGCGTTTGTCGCCAGTGTGATCCCGGCGCGCCGTGCCTCTCGCATCGATCCAACTGCGTCATTGCGATGCGAATAA
- a CDS encoding NAD(P)H-dependent flavin oxidoreductase translates to MRSRLLDLLDVQHPIFLAPLGGGPSTPELASTIGNSGGLGALAAAYLTPDQLIYDVQSARKRTDAPLNVNLFAGGYHASTQDDPRPMLGLLEASHREVGLPEPNLPVVPPDPFDQQFEALLSAKPRVFSFTFGIPLASAIQRAQKRGILVFGTATTVREGQLLASAGVDAIVAQGAEAGGQRGTFDVSFEEGLVPLRALVAGLANAVALPVIASGGIMNGREIAEMLRLGASAVQLGTVFLCTPEAGTSAPYRKALLDAEEDRTRITYAFTGRGARGIENAFMRQMAAHRDAILPFPMQNLLTRDLRKAATQQGKPEYLSLWAGTGVAQIRAEPAAQIMRRLVDEMQEALGGPGRI, encoded by the coding sequence GTGCGGAGCCGCCTGCTCGACCTGCTCGATGTGCAACATCCGATCTTTCTTGCGCCGCTCGGCGGCGGGCCGTCCACCCCCGAACTGGCTTCCACGATAGGCAATTCCGGCGGCCTGGGAGCCTTGGCAGCTGCCTATCTCACGCCAGACCAGCTCATTTATGACGTACAGAGTGCCCGTAAGCGGACGGATGCGCCGCTGAACGTCAATTTATTCGCCGGGGGCTACCACGCTTCGACGCAGGACGATCCCCGCCCCATGTTAGGGCTTCTGGAAGCCTCGCACCGCGAAGTAGGCCTGCCAGAGCCAAACCTTCCTGTCGTTCCGCCAGACCCATTCGACCAGCAATTTGAGGCTCTTCTATCTGCCAAACCGCGTGTTTTCAGCTTTACCTTCGGAATCCCGCTGGCGTCAGCCATCCAGCGCGCCCAAAAACGGGGAATCCTCGTGTTCGGTACGGCGACTACCGTTCGTGAGGGTCAGCTTCTTGCCTCTGCCGGTGTGGATGCCATCGTCGCCCAGGGTGCCGAGGCCGGAGGCCAGCGCGGCACCTTCGACGTCTCCTTCGAGGAAGGACTGGTCCCGCTTCGCGCATTGGTCGCCGGACTGGCAAACGCCGTCGCGCTGCCGGTAATCGCTTCTGGGGGCATTATGAACGGCCGAGAAATCGCCGAGATGCTGCGCCTGGGCGCCAGCGCTGTGCAGCTTGGAACCGTGTTTCTGTGTACTCCCGAGGCTGGCACCTCTGCGCCCTACCGTAAAGCCCTTCTTGATGCCGAAGAGGACCGCACCAGGATCACGTATGCATTCACCGGCCGCGGAGCGCGCGGGATCGAGAACGCCTTTATGCGGCAAATGGCTGCACATCGCGATGCGATCCTGCCATTTCCCATGCAGAACCTGCTCACGCGCGATCTTCGCAAAGCTGCGACCCAGCAGGGCAAACCGGAATACCTATCATTGTGGGCTGGAACCGGGGTAGCGCAGATTCGCGCTGAACCCGCCGCGCAGATCATGCGCCGCTTGGTGGACGAGATGCAGGAAGCACTTGGTGGGCCCGGTAGGATTTGA
- a CDS encoding glycosyltransferase, giving the protein MRRVVFLAPYVKHYRLPFFDLLHAVLQSDGIEMRVLYGHPNSLHEARKDNAVPPDSYGRPVKSYWIADRFVYQAAWREISEADLVITPAENKMLLNPMLIALRSAGVKRVAFWGKGDIQPARLSQPDRWLRHRLAATVDWWFAYTPQSAQNLRKNGVSCGITPVGNTIDTAELQRECDAICSACVQEARVGMDIRPGPVGIYCGNLSRNKHLDFLFAAARRIAQEIPEFTLLVVGNGPLRNQVELVAVHERFVHYVGPRIGREKALLLKMADVFLLPGAVGLAILDAFAAQLPLITTALPDHGPEISYLTPGKNGLITAHEEQAYASAVVSLLKARSRLVAMSQAARIGAEEHTMETMVRNFRRGILECLGLPVVDSKIESRRESLAKLQFVPNGRT; this is encoded by the coding sequence ATGCGCCGCGTCGTTTTTCTCGCTCCGTACGTCAAACACTATCGCTTGCCTTTCTTCGATCTGCTACACGCCGTGCTACAGAGTGACGGCATCGAGATGCGCGTACTCTACGGGCATCCGAACTCGCTTCATGAAGCGCGCAAGGACAATGCGGTGCCGCCGGACTCTTATGGCCGGCCGGTGAAGAGCTACTGGATTGCCGACCGGTTTGTGTATCAAGCAGCGTGGCGGGAGATCAGCGAGGCGGACCTGGTCATCACTCCGGCAGAAAACAAAATGCTGTTGAACCCGATGCTGATTGCTCTGCGTTCGGCAGGAGTGAAACGCGTCGCATTCTGGGGAAAAGGCGACATCCAACCTGCCAGGCTTTCGCAGCCGGACCGATGGCTGCGACACCGGCTGGCCGCGACCGTGGACTGGTGGTTCGCATACACACCACAGTCGGCGCAGAACCTGCGCAAGAACGGTGTGAGCTGCGGCATCACGCCGGTGGGAAACACGATTGATACTGCGGAACTACAACGAGAGTGCGACGCGATCTGCTCGGCATGCGTGCAGGAGGCGCGCGTCGGAATGGACATCCGGCCGGGGCCAGTCGGCATTTATTGTGGCAATTTGAGCCGGAACAAGCACCTCGATTTTCTCTTCGCAGCCGCGAGGCGGATTGCACAGGAGATCCCCGAGTTTACCCTTCTCGTAGTTGGGAATGGTCCGCTACGGAATCAGGTGGAACTGGTCGCCGTACATGAGCGATTCGTCCATTATGTTGGCCCGCGGATAGGTCGAGAAAAAGCGCTTTTGTTGAAGATGGCGGATGTTTTCCTCCTTCCGGGTGCAGTCGGTCTGGCGATCCTCGATGCGTTCGCGGCACAACTTCCGCTGATTACAACGGCACTTCCGGACCACGGTCCGGAGATCAGCTATCTCACTCCGGGAAAGAACGGCCTCATCACGGCGCACGAGGAGCAGGCGTATGCGTCGGCTGTAGTTTCACTACTGAAGGCCCGGTCCCGACTTGTGGCGATGAGCCAGGCCGCGCGGATCGGCGCGGAAGAGCACACCATGGAAACAATGGTCCGAAACTTCCGTCGCGGCATCCTGGAATGCCTTGGATTGCCAGTGGTGGACTCGAAAATAGAGTCGCGGCGCGAGTCTCTCGCCAAATTGCAGTTCGTTCCAAATGGAAGAACGTAA
- a CDS encoding response regulator, with amino-acid sequence MAQAKATNARGIARILIADDDPIVRDILRNVLSARTEFSVVGEAKNGDESVRLVRELKPDLLLLDLLMPNLPGLDALKEMTTTDSLVRTIVLTASITKQQVLQALQLGARGVVRKDALNELVAAIRAVLDGQYWLDGKIVPNVVQLLNELAASSRTEAPRNDFGLTPRELEIVALVTEGCGNREIATRLTISEETVKRHLTHIFDKVGMSTRLELALFALDHNLARRA; translated from the coding sequence GTGGCGCAAGCAAAGGCAACAAATGCCCGCGGTATAGCTCGCATACTGATTGCGGATGATGATCCAATCGTCCGGGACATCCTGCGCAACGTGCTTTCCGCACGCACGGAATTTTCAGTCGTCGGTGAAGCCAAGAACGGCGACGAGAGTGTTCGACTCGTCCGTGAACTCAAGCCGGACCTCCTGTTGCTCGACTTACTGATGCCGAATCTCCCGGGACTCGATGCCCTCAAGGAGATGACGACTACCGACAGCCTGGTACGGACGATCGTACTCACGGCGTCCATCACCAAGCAGCAGGTGCTGCAGGCGTTGCAATTGGGGGCGCGTGGTGTCGTTCGCAAGGACGCGCTGAACGAACTGGTGGCCGCAATCCGCGCGGTACTCGATGGCCAGTACTGGCTCGACGGCAAGATCGTGCCGAACGTCGTGCAATTGCTGAATGAGTTGGCCGCCAGCAGCCGTACGGAAGCCCCGCGAAACGATTTTGGCCTCACGCCGCGCGAACTCGAGATTGTTGCGCTGGTGACGGAAGGTTGCGGGAATCGCGAAATTGCTACTCGCCTGACCATCAGCGAAGAAACTGTAAAGCGGCACCTGACGCATATCTTCGACAAAGTGGGCATGTCGACGCGGTTGGAGTTGGCGCTGTTCGCGCTGGACCACAACCTGGCGCGTCGCGCGTAG
- a CDS encoding transcription termination/antitermination NusG family protein has translation MGFANQSEQPGLYHSLSWSALFTYPRHEKKVAEQLLCRGVESFLPLYAEKRTWKNRQTVTLTLPLFPGYVFARFARRDRVRVMSLPGVVSIVERAGAVSSISDHYIEKLRAGIRLGRVRPFREAILGDRVQITSGPLSGLEGVLMHFRSEFRVVVSIGMIGQSVSIEVLRDEIALLPSSRERRMV, from the coding sequence TTGGGTTTTGCAAATCAGTCCGAACAACCTGGCTTATATCATTCGCTCTCGTGGTCGGCGCTTTTTACCTATCCGCGGCATGAAAAGAAAGTCGCGGAACAACTGCTTTGTCGCGGAGTGGAATCGTTTTTGCCGCTATATGCGGAGAAGAGGACTTGGAAGAATCGGCAGACGGTCACCCTCACACTGCCACTCTTTCCCGGATATGTCTTTGCCCGCTTCGCGAGGCGAGATCGCGTCCGCGTGATGTCCCTTCCCGGCGTCGTGAGCATTGTCGAGCGGGCCGGGGCTGTGTCATCGATCTCAGACCACTACATCGAGAAGCTACGTGCGGGTATCCGGCTTGGACGCGTGCGTCCTTTCCGTGAAGCAATTCTCGGAGACCGCGTGCAAATCACGAGCGGACCGCTGTCCGGACTCGAAGGCGTGCTCATGCACTTCCGGTCGGAGTTCCGCGTCGTGGTCTCGATCGGGATGATCGGACAGAGCGTGTCGATTGAGGTCCTACGCGACGAAATCGCGCTGCTTCCCTCTTCCCGCGAACGGAGGATGGTCTGA
- a CDS encoding UDP-glucose dehydrogenase family protein yields the protein MNIAMIGSGYVGLVAAACLAEIGHNVICVDNDARKIEALSAGSEVIHEEFLPELLARHRGRRLKFTTSLHHAVRPSEIVFIAVGTPPCESGEADVSFIENVCRDIAAEINGHGPKTLVVKSTVPAGTSDWIRSVLVRNGVPASNFELASNPEFLREGSAVTDFLYPDRIVIGSSSATGTELLRRAYLPLTSGSYHGCVSRVPQPDDSCSPAKLIVTKPATAEMIKHASNAFLAMKVSFINAVANVCEAVGADVEELVQGMGSDRRIGTRFLKAGIGYGGSCFPKDVSALRAVAEDRGCDFQLLDEVMRINENQRKAFLHRVRDALGNLKGKRLAVLGLAFKGGTDDVRESPAIALVQSLLHEGCTIQAYDPAAMERAREEFAPNGKITFASSAYETARNADALLVLTDWEEFLTLDFARIRSLLRQPILFDGRNLYNPDRMQDLGYFYFSVGRREIAPLQAKAAEASSEDAA from the coding sequence ATGAACATTGCGATGATCGGTTCAGGCTACGTGGGATTGGTCGCTGCGGCTTGCCTGGCGGAGATCGGCCACAACGTGATCTGCGTCGATAACGACGCCAGGAAAATCGAAGCGCTGTCGGCGGGCTCAGAGGTCATCCACGAAGAGTTCCTGCCGGAATTGTTGGCGCGTCATCGCGGACGACGCCTGAAGTTCACGACCTCTCTGCATCACGCAGTTCGGCCGAGTGAAATCGTGTTCATCGCGGTCGGCACGCCACCTTGTGAGAGCGGCGAAGCGGATGTGAGTTTCATTGAGAATGTTTGCCGCGACATTGCGGCAGAGATCAATGGCCACGGGCCGAAGACGCTCGTGGTAAAGAGCACGGTGCCGGCAGGCACGAGCGACTGGATTCGCAGCGTGCTCGTACGCAACGGCGTGCCGGCAAGCAACTTCGAACTCGCTTCCAATCCCGAGTTCTTGCGGGAGGGTTCGGCGGTAACCGACTTCCTCTATCCCGATCGAATCGTAATCGGCAGCAGCAGCGCGACAGGCACCGAACTGCTCCGCAGGGCTTATCTCCCTCTGACGAGCGGATCCTATCACGGCTGTGTCAGCCGGGTCCCTCAGCCGGATGACAGTTGTAGTCCAGCGAAGTTGATCGTCACGAAGCCGGCGACCGCGGAGATGATCAAGCACGCGTCCAACGCATTCCTTGCGATGAAGGTGTCGTTCATCAATGCGGTTGCGAACGTCTGCGAGGCGGTTGGTGCAGACGTGGAAGAACTCGTGCAGGGTATGGGAAGCGATCGCCGCATAGGAACGCGGTTCCTGAAAGCCGGCATCGGATATGGCGGTTCGTGTTTCCCAAAGGATGTGTCGGCTCTGCGCGCGGTCGCGGAAGATCGCGGCTGCGATTTCCAACTGCTCGACGAGGTAATGCGCATCAATGAGAACCAGCGCAAAGCGTTCTTGCACAGGGTCCGCGACGCGTTGGGGAACCTGAAGGGCAAGCGCCTCGCGGTACTCGGGCTCGCCTTCAAGGGCGGAACGGATGACGTACGGGAGTCGCCGGCAATCGCCTTGGTGCAATCGCTGCTCCATGAGGGATGCACAATTCAAGCCTACGATCCGGCCGCGATGGAGCGAGCTCGGGAAGAGTTCGCGCCGAACGGCAAGATTACGTTCGCTTCCTCTGCCTACGAAACCGCAAGGAATGCGGACGCCTTGCTTGTGCTTACCGATTGGGAAGAGTTCCTTACGCTAGACTTCGCACGCATTCGCTCGCTTTTGCGTCAGCCAATCTTGTTCGACGGACGCAACCTCTACAATCCCGATCGCATGCAAGATCTGGGCTATTTCTACTTCAGTGTCGGACGGCGCGAGATCGCACCACTACAGGCGAAAGCTGCAGAAGCGTCGAGCGAAGACGCCGCGTAA